In Kordiimonas pumila, a single genomic region encodes these proteins:
- a CDS encoding NosD domain-containing protein: protein MIGKKLLLSCFVLWVVSLGTVQADEILIMDEDFNKYLSAAKPGDVFKIFPGVYKIKGTAKLEASGMAGEPIIIRPTLPGSVTIVVTTTIGFKISGSNWIVEDLKFVGMCETDDQCQHAMQIVGDADFTTIRRNTFNEFNSTIKANGIDVQGGKQFPDNVLIEGNQIFNNRPRETGYPVTLIDVVGGKNWVVRDNFIADFHKLRGNNISYAAFLKGNSENGLFERNLVICEWRHKGGVRLGLSLGGGGTEEKYCYGGNCKIEHYKGVIRGNVIMNCPADVGIYLNKAANTQIVNNTILNSTGVDVRFSTSFAMFANNIIEGRIKDRDDGTHREENNLVQESMKDVFPNSAYYDLTPANQEILMKAARDYNGVDFCTGERQDTWIGAFSQPAKCTLQDKLSEIHTQ from the coding sequence ATGATTGGGAAAAAACTTCTTCTTTCTTGTTTTGTGTTGTGGGTGGTGTCACTTGGCACTGTGCAGGCTGATGAAATTCTTATTATGGATGAGGATTTTAACAAGTATCTTTCTGCCGCAAAACCGGGTGATGTTTTTAAAATATTCCCTGGCGTCTACAAAATTAAAGGAACGGCCAAGCTTGAAGCCTCTGGTATGGCAGGGGAACCAATCATTATACGACCAACGCTTCCGGGTTCTGTAACCATTGTTGTCACAACAACAATCGGCTTTAAAATCTCTGGCAGTAACTGGATTGTAGAAGACCTGAAATTTGTGGGTATGTGCGAGACAGATGACCAGTGTCAGCATGCTATGCAGATAGTGGGAGACGCAGATTTTACCACGATTCGTCGCAACACCTTTAATGAGTTTAATTCTACGATAAAAGCGAATGGTATTGATGTTCAGGGGGGCAAACAGTTTCCTGATAATGTACTGATTGAAGGTAATCAAATATTTAATAACCGCCCTCGCGAAACTGGCTACCCTGTTACCTTAATTGATGTTGTTGGTGGTAAAAACTGGGTTGTTAGAGACAATTTTATTGCCGATTTTCATAAGCTTCGAGGTAACAATATAAGTTATGCTGCTTTCTTAAAGGGTAATTCTGAAAATGGCCTGTTTGAGCGAAATCTGGTCATTTGCGAATGGCGGCATAAGGGCGGCGTGCGCTTGGGTCTGTCTTTGGGTGGGGGCGGCACTGAAGAAAAATACTGCTATGGCGGTAACTGTAAAATTGAGCATTACAAAGGGGTTATTCGCGGCAATGTTATTATGAATTGCCCGGCGGATGTCGGCATATACTTAAACAAGGCTGCCAACACCCAAATTGTGAATAATACTATTTTAAATTCGACAGGCGTTGATGTGCGCTTCAGTACCAGTTTTGCCATGTTTGCTAATAATATTATTGAGGGCCGTATCAAAGACCGTGATGATGGCACCCACAGGGAAGAAAATAACCTTGTGCAAGAATCCATGAAAGATGTGTTCCCCAATAGTGCTTATTATGACCTTACCCCGGCCAATCAGGAAATTTTGATGAAAGCTGCGCGGGATTATAACGGGGTTGATTTCTGTACGGGCGAACGGCAGGACACATGGATTGGTGCCTTTAGCCAGCCTGCAAAATGCACGCTGCAAGACAAACTGTCTGAGATTCATACACAGTAA
- a CDS encoding thioesterase family protein, which produces MRTSLQNMLDTVIASDDCGTDICPSWLQGRAAFGGLATSVALTALQKEDLEGKSLRSLMTNFVAPLPAGATQVNTAVLRSGRSVTQSVADVVANGQITTHVSATFGAPRPSLAVAPVAAFNPDARESVAPLDSHDRRRPPFMSHFDIHWTGGGIPMANTKSTSLSMWVRHKDDISRHPEAKLVALADIPPAIIFSHYDRMIMISSLSWSLDFVRPAEDVSSDWFYLEFEMHAAADGYSQQSGKIFDAQGNLCLLTRQSMVYFE; this is translated from the coding sequence ATGCGCACCTCCCTACAAAACATGCTGGACACTGTAATAGCCAGCGATGATTGTGGCACTGATATATGCCCAAGCTGGTTGCAGGGCCGGGCTGCGTTTGGGGGGTTGGCTACAAGTGTTGCTTTAACTGCCCTGCAGAAGGAAGACCTTGAAGGAAAATCGTTAAGATCGTTAATGACAAATTTTGTCGCACCGCTCCCTGCTGGGGCGACGCAGGTTAATACTGCGGTGCTGCGCAGTGGCCGGTCTGTGACCCAGTCAGTGGCCGATGTTGTTGCGAACGGGCAGATAACCACCCATGTTTCAGCCACTTTTGGTGCGCCGCGCCCGTCTCTCGCTGTTGCGCCTGTGGCGGCTTTTAATCCTGATGCGCGGGAGAGCGTTGCCCCCCTTGATAGTCATGATCGGCGCAGGCCACCTTTTATGTCCCATTTTGATATTCACTGGACTGGTGGTGGTATACCAATGGCAAATACAAAGAGCACAAGCTTGTCCATGTGGGTGCGGCATAAGGATGATATCAGCAGGCACCCAGAGGCAAAACTTGTTGCCCTTGCCGATATTCCACCCGCAATCATTTTCTCGCATTATGATCGTATGATTATGATCAGCTCCCTTTCATGGTCGCTGGATTTTGTTCGTCCGGCAGAAGATGTTTCTTCTGATTGGTTTTACCTGGAGTTTGAAATGCATGCTGCAGCGGACGGTTACTCCCAGCAGTCTGGGAAAATATTTGATGCGCAGGGCAACCTGTGTCTTTTGACGCGGCAATCCATGGTATATTTTGAGTAA
- a CDS encoding ribonuclease D, with the protein MAIYLHTDDLPAGLSFGSSVAVDSETMGLNPHRDRLCVVQLSDGNGDAHLVQFKSGTYDAPNLKALMANSDVLKIFHFARFDVAVIKQYLKVDTSPLYCTKIASKLIRTYTDRHGLKDLCRELTGVDLNKQQQSSDWGADIITPEQQEYAASDVLYLHKMKEKLDMMLEREGRMHIANAAFAFLPTQAEMDLVGYGDMDLFSH; encoded by the coding sequence ATGGCTATTTATTTACACACAGATGACTTACCGGCAGGGCTGTCATTCGGTAGTTCGGTCGCTGTAGACAGTGAAACCATGGGCCTAAACCCGCATAGGGACAGACTATGTGTTGTACAGCTTTCAGACGGCAACGGTGACGCCCACCTTGTGCAGTTTAAAAGCGGCACCTACGATGCCCCAAACCTGAAAGCCCTGATGGCAAACTCAGACGTGTTAAAAATCTTTCATTTTGCGCGATTTGATGTTGCCGTTATCAAACAGTATCTTAAGGTAGACACAAGCCCGCTTTACTGTACTAAAATTGCATCAAAACTGATACGCACCTATACGGACCGTCACGGCCTGAAAGACCTGTGCCGCGAGCTAACCGGGGTAGACCTGAACAAACAGCAGCAGTCAAGTGACTGGGGCGCCGATATTATCACCCCCGAACAACAGGAATATGCGGCCTCTGATGTGTTGTATCTGCACAAAATGAAAGAAAAGCTTGATATGATGCTAGAACGTGAAGGCCGCATGCACATAGCAAATGCAGCTTTTGCCTTTTTACCAACACAGGCAGAGATGGACCTTGTTGGATATGGTGACATGGACCTTTTCTCGCATTAA
- the lptC gene encoding LPS export ABC transporter periplasmic protein LptC, with translation MASTKDISTASGEKNWDRFIVLMQVILPLAALVLGTITVLWPFLNDQEVSFTLSTEDVAQGDTAVHMTNLHYVGTDAINRLFHVEAATGLQENPSSPRVRLNDIRAEMALDETGPAKVQARTGIYRTKENTLSLVGGVHFNTGSGYKLDMAGAEIDLKKHIATGQGAIQGSSKLGTLEANRIVIYADTEEAVFEGGIKLHIEPKRPENN, from the coding sequence ATGGCATCAACAAAAGATATCAGCACCGCCTCTGGCGAAAAGAATTGGGACCGCTTCATTGTCCTGATGCAAGTTATCTTGCCGCTTGCCGCCCTTGTACTTGGCACCATTACAGTACTGTGGCCCTTCCTGAACGATCAGGAAGTAAGTTTTACCTTATCAACCGAGGATGTGGCGCAGGGCGACACCGCCGTTCATATGACTAACCTGCACTATGTTGGCACAGATGCCATAAACCGTCTGTTCCACGTTGAGGCCGCCACAGGACTGCAGGAAAACCCCTCATCGCCTCGTGTGCGGCTCAATGATATTCGGGCAGAAATGGCCCTTGATGAAACCGGCCCCGCCAAAGTACAAGCCCGCACGGGCATCTATAGAACAAAAGAAAACACTCTGTCGCTTGTGGGCGGTGTACACTTTAACACAGGCAGCGGCTACAAGCTTGATATGGCAGGTGCCGAGATTGACCTGAAAAAACATATAGCCACAGGGCAGGGCGCAATACAGGGCAGCTCAAAACTTGGCACACTGGAAGCAAACCGTATTGTAATTTATGCTGATACAGAAGAGGCTGTTTTTGAAGGCGGTATCAAACTGCATATTGAACCAAAACGGCCTGAGAACAATTGA
- a CDS encoding LptA/OstA family protein has product MMRFNGTYKTLFVCAALFATSTALRAQSVLKSHDTYQPIDISADRLEMKQKQGRAIFRGAVTVTQGEMTFSSETLTVFYASNTESEKPSISRLDAEGTVTLVSKTESLSGDWGVYDVDERLITIGGNVTFRQGESILKGKRLEFDLVSGIAKLDGQSGGTDGRVKGSFSVPEKDK; this is encoded by the coding sequence ATGATGAGATTTAACGGCACATATAAAACCCTGTTTGTTTGTGCAGCACTTTTTGCCACATCAACAGCCCTACGTGCGCAGTCCGTTCTGAAAAGCCATGACACATACCAACCAATTGACATCAGCGCAGACCGGCTGGAAATGAAACAAAAGCAGGGCCGGGCAATTTTCAGAGGGGCGGTCACAGTAACCCAAGGCGAAATGACCTTCAGTTCTGAAACATTGACCGTTTTTTACGCCTCCAACACAGAATCAGAAAAACCATCCATTTCGCGGCTGGATGCAGAAGGCACTGTAACACTTGTCTCAAAGACAGAATCTCTCAGTGGTGATTGGGGTGTTTATGATGTTGATGAGCGCCTTATTACTATTGGGGGCAATGTTACCTTCAGGCAGGGCGAATCTATCCTAAAGGGTAAACGGCTTGAATTTGATCTGGTGTCCGGCATTGCCAAACTGGACGGGCAATCGGGCGGCACAGATGGCCGGGTGAAAGGTAGCTTCAGTGTACCGGAAAAGGATAAATAA
- a CDS encoding FkbM family methyltransferase, with the protein MTQMMNIIENPTSFHEIETCERFFIFGNDEKAHRLHLLLAGKFETRFFGFFKASGEQEYDKTTMFLVRSLTDTLEKLGPGDFIFLFLHDAELEQKLLEKQVRLGYPHNFLSTFSTYEAPILNTFLKATFDAKKPADIALDIGANFGLTATTMAPYFQKIHAFEPNLKIYENLKRNYTLPKNIDLHQVALGPETGERVFYDMDGANGSILKPKIDTPSYKVSMDTVDNFCISRDLQPRFIKIDAEGLDGDIIVSSEKIIEKYRPLIFFENPAAGPHDKAVWADQLKFISRYYDLKAYPCLNQLVKHEHIGCDYFEFKKLYEQETLNIAAIPKRA; encoded by the coding sequence ATGACCCAAATGATGAACATCATTGAAAATCCAACATCTTTTCATGAAATTGAAACGTGTGAGCGGTTTTTTATTTTTGGTAATGACGAAAAAGCCCACAGGCTGCATCTGCTGCTTGCCGGAAAATTTGAAACACGGTTTTTTGGGTTTTTCAAAGCATCCGGTGAACAGGAATATGATAAAACCACCATGTTTCTGGTGCGCTCTCTCACAGACACTTTGGAAAAACTTGGGCCGGGCGACTTTATATTTCTTTTTTTACACGATGCTGAACTGGAACAAAAACTGCTGGAAAAGCAGGTACGCCTTGGCTATCCGCATAATTTCCTGTCAACGTTCAGCACCTATGAAGCCCCTATTCTCAACACATTCCTGAAGGCCACCTTCGATGCAAAAAAGCCTGCCGATATAGCGCTGGATATTGGAGCCAACTTTGGCCTAACCGCAACAACTATGGCCCCGTACTTTCAGAAAATTCATGCTTTTGAGCCAAATTTGAAAATATATGAAAACCTGAAAAGAAATTATACACTACCTAAAAATATCGACCTTCATCAGGTTGCCCTTGGGCCTGAAACGGGCGAGCGGGTATTTTATGATATGGACGGCGCAAACGGCTCTATTTTAAAGCCAAAAATAGACACGCCCAGTTACAAGGTTAGCATGGATACAGTCGATAACTTTTGCATCAGCCGCGACCTGCAACCCCGGTTTATAAAGATTGATGCAGAGGGCCTTGACGGCGATATTATAGTAAGCTCGGAAAAAATAATCGAAAAATACCGGCCCCTTATATTTTTTGAGAACCCAGCCGCAGGGCCACATGATAAAGCGGTATGGGCCGACCAACTGAAATTTATCAGCCGTTATTATGATCTTAAAGCTTACCCTTGCCTAAACCAGCTTGTGAAACATGAGCATATTGGCTGTGATTATTTCGAGTTCAAAAAACTCTATGAGCAGGAAACCCTGAATATAGCAGCCATACCTAAAAGGGCGTAA
- a CDS encoding radical SAM protein, with the protein MKAFDHTQEFARGMQMMTQKQSLPEAERIFKSLLANSADPSIQLQLGITLRVQKKWKEASATFKRVIAATPHFSEAHAHLAETYHAQQKNALALQTFETALKLDPDNAYAHTHMAVTYFDIGELNLAQQGFKTALTCMPADMPAPEATLCKHYLDEIATLFITLETYGIDPSLDRETMGIALYKKANALTLASNLDDAVICYDLAAQCRTDYGSPELNVGETVDSHQSRMPEGAYKSCSWLEGGLHFHENRLTFCCTAHSKNKGWTAIGQFNGGKLPVDYILAKRAQITNQLMCGTDNGCTGCPKLVEKEAEEKEFLFNDLIINSFSVCNFRCSYCSLTHQNFEMPAYYYYITDAIDAMLENNWLGNTGTITWGGGDPSVSKEFKAITAKLVAHGSRHIINTNAAIHVPEIDTGLENKGTHLCISVDAGTRSTFNAVKFNKPKGSNEPILIKGKDAYDAVWDTISKYTAINAMNVLIKYIVDDINASRTEIDTFLDKCVKAGVRRIMYTPEGRFIRQIPITREILPENIFDTIQYATARTQALGMICSFDPQVYVKEVFSEPEVSPA; encoded by the coding sequence ATGAAAGCATTTGACCATACTCAAGAATTCGCCCGCGGCATGCAAATGATGACCCAGAAGCAAAGCCTGCCCGAAGCAGAAAGGATCTTTAAAAGCCTTCTTGCAAACTCAGCTGACCCATCCATTCAGTTGCAGCTTGGCATAACCCTTAGGGTGCAAAAAAAATGGAAAGAAGCCAGTGCTACCTTTAAACGTGTAATAGCCGCCACGCCGCATTTTTCAGAAGCCCATGCTCATCTTGCAGAAACATATCACGCTCAGCAAAAGAATGCGTTGGCTCTCCAAACCTTTGAAACAGCCCTAAAGCTGGACCCCGATAATGCCTATGCCCACACACATATGGCTGTAACATACTTTGATATTGGAGAGCTGAACCTTGCTCAACAAGGTTTTAAAACCGCTTTAACCTGTATGCCTGCAGATATGCCCGCGCCGGAGGCAACCCTCTGCAAACATTATCTGGATGAAATCGCAACTCTTTTCATAACGCTTGAAACATACGGCATTGACCCGTCACTTGACCGCGAAACTATGGGGATTGCGCTCTATAAAAAAGCAAATGCGCTCACACTTGCAAGCAACCTGGACGATGCAGTTATATGTTATGACCTTGCAGCACAGTGTCGGACCGACTATGGCAGCCCTGAACTGAACGTCGGTGAAACAGTTGACAGCCACCAAAGCCGAATGCCTGAAGGCGCTTATAAAAGCTGCTCCTGGCTGGAAGGCGGCCTACATTTTCATGAAAACCGCTTAACCTTCTGCTGCACAGCCCACAGTAAGAACAAAGGTTGGACAGCTATAGGCCAATTTAATGGTGGCAAACTGCCCGTTGACTATATTTTGGCAAAACGGGCGCAGATTACAAACCAGTTGATGTGCGGCACAGATAATGGCTGCACGGGCTGCCCCAAGCTTGTTGAAAAAGAAGCCGAGGAAAAAGAATTTCTGTTCAATGACCTGATCATTAACAGCTTTAGTGTCTGTAATTTCCGGTGTTCCTATTGCAGTCTTACACACCAAAACTTTGAAATGCCTGCCTATTATTACTATATTACAGACGCCATTGATGCCATGCTGGAAAACAACTGGCTAGGAAATACCGGCACCATTACATGGGGGGGCGGCGACCCAAGCGTTTCTAAAGAGTTTAAAGCCATAACCGCAAAACTTGTCGCCCATGGCAGCCGCCACATCATCAATACAAATGCAGCGATTCATGTACCTGAAATTGACACCGGGCTAGAAAATAAAGGCACCCACCTTTGCATCAGTGTGGATGCTGGCACACGTTCAACCTTCAACGCGGTCAAGTTTAACAAGCCAAAAGGTAGCAACGAGCCCATCCTGATAAAAGGCAAAGATGCTTACGATGCCGTCTGGGACACAATCAGCAAATATACGGCGATTAACGCCATGAACGTGCTGATTAAATATATTGTTGATGACATCAATGCCTCCCGCACCGAGATCGATACTTTTCTGGATAAATGCGTCAAGGCAGGCGTGAGACGTATCATGTACACCCCAGAGGGGCGCTTTATACGGCAAATCCCCATTACCAGAGAAATATTACCCGAAAATATTTTTGATACCATACAATATGCCACAGCACGCACACAGGCATTGGGGATGATCTGCTCCTTTGATCCACAGGTTTATGTGAAAGAAGTCTTTAGCGAACCTGAGGTTTCACCGGCCTGA
- a CDS encoding tetratricopeptide repeat protein, which yields MARADFKKFYNRGRQLAQKNRFSDAIAAFETALEVKPGDPDTIFQLGNMSKAMHFYDMAIKWYDVASSLKPDSIEIAFNRAHALQLTGRNNEALQAYADVAPLMHSDPMLWNNLGTLYQQMSLTADAIDALERAVSLKPAYYDAWNNLGLSYFIARTVPRHAGKWTEAFEKAERGYAKDPHFHVNRATCYFWDGYYSKGWADYAFRHDPKIKSSVKYDHTIPWWKGEDLTGKTILIGEEQGIGDQITFISAVADIAATAKKVIVEVNPKIISLVQRSLPNVDVIKAKAETIDLKRHHAYDWLTEPVDFFAPLGDAFYYSKPSLDTFRAKKPFLIADPALKKNWAERLLKLNTKPKVGISWRSSKMTGERQGGYFDLEMLLPFLEKMSDFQFVNIQYGDCTDELAAMPKRADGTDLIISYADLDLFDDIEGTAALIESLDFVISVRNTQACFAGGLGKKTITYHGSFMQFGRHYTDPVYPYLLATYPHENELPILTQLENALCHFDTTYHLCEQQDETTLAAL from the coding sequence ATGGCACGCGCAGACTTTAAAAAATTCTATAACCGGGGAAGACAGCTCGCACAAAAAAACCGGTTTTCTGATGCCATTGCCGCCTTTGAAACCGCCCTGGAGGTAAAGCCGGGCGACCCGGATACAATCTTCCAGCTTGGTAATATGTCCAAGGCCATGCATTTTTACGACATGGCGATCAAATGGTATGATGTTGCCAGTAGCCTAAAGCCCGATTCCATTGAAATTGCCTTCAACCGTGCCCATGCCTTGCAGTTAACCGGCAGAAATAATGAAGCCCTGCAAGCCTATGCTGATGTCGCCCCGCTTATGCACAGTGACCCCATGTTATGGAACAATCTTGGCACCCTCTACCAGCAAATGTCGCTAACGGCAGATGCCATAGACGCGCTTGAGCGCGCCGTAAGCCTGAAGCCTGCCTATTATGATGCCTGGAACAACCTTGGCCTTAGCTATTTTATCGCCCGCACTGTGCCACGGCACGCCGGTAAATGGACGGAAGCCTTTGAAAAAGCCGAACGCGGCTATGCCAAAGACCCACACTTCCATGTGAACCGCGCCACCTGTTATTTCTGGGATGGCTACTACAGCAAAGGCTGGGCTGATTATGCTTTTCGCCATGATCCAAAAATTAAATCCTCGGTTAAATACGACCACACAATTCCGTGGTGGAAGGGCGAAGACCTAACCGGCAAAACCATCCTGATCGGGGAAGAGCAAGGCATTGGCGACCAGATCACATTTATCAGCGCGGTTGCTGATATCGCCGCCACTGCCAAAAAGGTTATTGTCGAGGTAAACCCCAAAATTATCTCTCTGGTTCAGCGTAGCCTGCCAAATGTCGACGTGATCAAGGCAAAGGCGGAAACAATTGACCTGAAAAGGCATCATGCCTACGACTGGCTTACAGAGCCGGTAGATTTTTTTGCCCCCCTCGGCGACGCTTTTTACTATAGCAAGCCCTCGCTAGACACCTTCCGCGCTAAAAAGCCGTTTTTAATAGCTGACCCTGCCCTTAAAAAAAATTGGGCGGAACGACTTTTAAAGCTTAATACAAAACCCAAAGTTGGCATTAGCTGGCGCAGCTCAAAAATGACTGGCGAGCGGCAGGGCGGTTATTTTGATCTTGAAATGCTATTACCGTTCCTTGAAAAAATGAGCGACTTCCAGTTTGTCAACATTCAGTACGGCGACTGTACTGATGAACTCGCGGCCATGCCAAAGCGTGCTGACGGCACTGATCTGATAATATCGTATGCTGATCTTGATTTATTCGATGATATTGAAGGAACAGCCGCCCTCATAGAAAGCCTTGATTTTGTTATCAGCGTCAGGAATACACAGGCCTGTTTTGCTGGCGGCCTTGGCAAAAAAACCATCACATATCATGGCTCATTCATGCAGTTTGGCCGCCATTATACCGACCCGGTCTACCCTTACCTTTTAGCAACATACCCACATGAAAATGAACTACCCATCCTGACCCAGCTTGAAAATGCCCTCTGTCATTTTGACACGACATACCACCTCTGTGAACAACAGGACGAAACAACACTGGCGGCGCTATAA
- a CDS encoding FkbM family methyltransferase, with translation MRQASTELTSLSALKSATCVYLYEVNNYTVLLAGFLQQAGVKVGGFVQEKGIGAKLETQQTPILGFADYKAIWHADTHPLLFSEKLVINKTAPYSHMEQMGISTFWDPYPLMAPFKEAKEWFYIANTIRHYGNPKAGVFFDIGSNRGGATTIALEHYHRIIGIEANPVMQKLYQSLFADHHHVQLVPCAVGSAEQRGPQKFYIDVSESAGGSSLYAEYTERHIVNTIDEIDVTVKTLADICNETGLFPTFIKVDVEGSEPDVLLASLAIITEHQPVILFECWSDSWHKGVRDLYLALNQRGYTLYCTVAGASVWDVFEYGYTLDYVTNVVCLPQGSALPAFPQNPLTLLPDLKF, from the coding sequence ATGAGGCAGGCCTCAACAGAGCTTACCAGCCTTAGTGCGCTGAAATCAGCCACCTGTGTCTATCTGTATGAAGTGAATAACTACACCGTTCTGCTCGCAGGCTTTTTGCAGCAGGCCGGGGTTAAGGTCGGTGGGTTTGTGCAGGAAAAGGGCATAGGCGCAAAGCTTGAAACCCAGCAAACCCCCATTCTTGGCTTTGCTGACTATAAAGCCATCTGGCATGCTGACACGCACCCCTTGCTGTTTTCCGAGAAATTGGTGATCAACAAAACTGCGCCTTATAGCCATATGGAACAAATGGGCATTAGTACATTTTGGGACCCATACCCGCTTATGGCGCCGTTCAAAGAAGCAAAAGAATGGTTTTATATTGCCAACACCATCCGGCATTATGGAAACCCAAAAGCCGGTGTATTTTTTGATATTGGCTCAAACAGGGGCGGCGCCACCACAATAGCGCTAGAGCACTACCACCGCATAATTGGCATTGAAGCAAACCCGGTCATGCAAAAACTGTATCAAAGCCTTTTTGCTGATCATCACCATGTTCAATTAGTGCCGTGCGCCGTTGGCTCGGCCGAACAGCGCGGCCCGCAAAAATTTTATATTGATGTATCAGAAAGTGCGGGGGGGTCTTCGCTGTATGCTGAATACACCGAACGCCACATTGTAAATACCATTGACGAAATCGACGTAACGGTAAAAACCCTTGCTGATATCTGCAATGAAACAGGGCTATTTCCCACCTTTATCAAGGTTGATGTAGAGGGAAGCGAGCCAGACGTACTGCTGGCCAGCCTTGCTATTATTACAGAACACCAGCCCGTTATCCTGTTTGAATGCTGGTCAGACAGCTGGCACAAAGGTGTGCGAGACCTGTACCTCGCGCTCAACCAGAGGGGCTATACTCTCTATTGCACAGTTGCTGGCGCCAGTGTGTGGGATGTGTTTGAATATGGTTACACGCTTGACTATGTAACCAATGTTGTATGCTTGCCGCAGGGCTCCGCCCTGCCTGCCTTTCCCCAAAACCCCCTCACGCTGCTACCAGACC